In Clupea harengus chromosome 12, Ch_v2.0.2, whole genome shotgun sequence, the sequence ATCTGCATTGTACAATAAAATGTAGTTGATTTGAGTATGCTAGTTTTTTAAATCCACGGATGGATTTGAGAGCTGTTTTGAATTGTGTAATGGAGTTCAGTGCGTGGAAGTGAGTTTCAGAGCTTGGGTGCAGCATAGAAGGCCCTTGGACCAATTGTGCTGAAGTTGATCTCTGGTAGTGCCAGTCGACCTGCTGATGATGACCGCAGGGAATGAGAGGGAGTGTACATCTGGAAAAGGTCTGTTAGGTAAACAGGGGAAAGATTATTAAGAGCTTTAAGTGTCATTAATACGATTTTGAAGTTAATCCGTTGGGATACAGGGAGCCGGTGTAGTTGAATTAGCAGGGGTGCGACATGAGCAGTGGACCTTGAGCATGCAGTGGTCTGTGCTCCAGTGGTCGGTGCTCCAGTGGTCTGTGCTCCAGTGGTCTGTGCTGCAGTGGTCTGTGCTGCAGTGGTCTGTGCTCCAGTGGTCTGTGCCCCAGTGGTCTGTGCTGCAGTGGTCTGTGCTGCGGTGGTCTGTGGTGGTCTGTGCTCCAGTGGTCTGGATGAGTTGGGGTCTTTGGATGAGTTGGAGTCTTTGGATGAGTGTGCTGTGGATGTAGAGCATTGCAGGAAGATTGGGACTCTGTGTTAAAGTGTTGTGTTGAATCAGAGTGTAGTCTGGAGATGTTTCTCAGATGGAAAAAGGCAATCCTGGAGACATTGTTTAAAAGACTGGAGAAGGAAAGGTTCTGCCCAAGATGACACCAAGGCTCCTAACCTGTTTGGTGAAACCATAGGTGCTTATGACACAGCAGTGGAGCTTAAGGGGACACCTGACAACTTTTAAAACCTTTGAACTTCTGACCTTAAAGCTCTGTGGACCGACACCCACCATTATTGCTGTTCTCTGTAGGCTATGTTCTTTTCTTCCCATGTAGGCCCATGTCGTCATTTAGAACTACTTTGACTGTCAATGAAATGTAATATAGGCCTGTTACTTTAGTCAACGTGGACAACCGTAACTGAGGGCTGGTTTGTTTTCTCACAAAAAGACGCAAATAACGGATTCTTCTTTCACAATTTGTACACTTAGCGCCATTGTTAATAGTGATTTACCAGCCAAGAGccatttttatttcatgtgaCATTCAAGCACCAGCCACATTCATTATAGCCCTAATATTTTGAGTAGTTTCTAATATTGATTCCCAAAATTGTTACATTTATTGGCAGATGTGATGCTGATTGTATTTATAGGCCTTTTAATAATAGCATATTGACATTCAATTTTCATGGGTCTAACTTTGTTATTGACAACATTAAGTGGCATTGTTGTATCATTGTACGGTTTGGATATCGTAGTTCTGGTTTCCAGACGGTTTAGCAGCGTGTCGGCTGAGTCCAAGTTTGTTTGTACACAGCATTCACATTCAACACCGATGCGGGTTAAGGAGGGTTTATGCTCGCTGTTCCTATCCTTTTGTACAGCGGTGTGCGCCAGAAATTACGCCATTTCCACTGGGGCATGGTGCTTCAGCGGAAATGGTGCCGCCATGCGCAAGGATGGGAACGGCAAGCATTAACCCCAAATGTTCCGCTTTAAGTAGCAGGCGTACAACTCTAAAGCACAGCTAAGCTAGCCAGATGCTAACTGGCAGAGCCCCTGTAGATTTGAAGTTAAAGGTGAATGCATgtcagatatatatatatatatataaagttgaGAGCCTGGATGTAACAATTGTCCTGTGAGAAATGTGAGCAGGATGATCTCTCGATGACTAACCATACAAGAGGTTCTTTTGTCAGGTCATGCAGTCAGAATGCCATGTCCCCCTGAACTGCTGTTTGTCCTCAGGTCCCAGTGATGTGCGCATTAACTGGCTGGTCGATGGACAGACGACGCACTTGTTGTCAGTCACTGAGCACAGGCTTATTGTTACCCAGGAGACCGTTTTGCTCAGCAGCTGGGTGAAGGAGACCCACCTGACCAAGGACTCCCACTACCGGTGCACTGCCACAGCCAACACTGGCAACGACACCGCCGAGGTGCACATCCGCATCAGTCGCCGAGGTAGCAACTGCACTCCGCTGAATCTGCATGGGACACCTTGCATGGAAACTCAATTGAGGCCTGCAAACAGTGTGTGCTGAGTATAACTTCTGTAGGTTACCAACAGATGGAGTTCTCTGATCACTAACTTAGTCAGCTCGGTGTTACTGCATGAGGAAATGGCATGGGTGTGGAAAGGAttgaacacacacttgcaaacttTGAAACAGGTCTGTTTCCATTATTGAAAGGGATAAGAGACTGGCACATGAAAATGTAGCTTCATGTCACTAAACAATGCATCAAAGTAAATGTACTATTTATGAATAGATGAAGACACAGATATCTCCAGAGACATGAGTGAATGGAGAAGTGCGTTGACGGACCATGAAAAATTGctgaagagatggaaaagagCATGGGTAGGTCACATCAAGGAAATtaaatggttttattttttaatagtttttacATTTGTCTCAATATTCTGTACTGTATGCCACGTTGAAGGAAAAGTGGCATCAACTGTTAGTGCTGATAACAAGCCTGCATGTTTTAGGTGGTTTTCTCCACAATTTGCACTTATTTTTAAACAAATCTCAGTTTAATTGCGCTGCCCATCATctccagttaaaaaaaaagggccTGAACCGTGAAACTGCAAGCTTTGTGTAAGGTAGCACATACTAGTGTAAGATTAATTCATTTATGTTCTCTAATGGAATAATGACATTTTATTGTGACCATGAATGATGTCTATCTGGTGATCTGCAAATCAAATTTCTTTCTGCCTCTAGAAGCCTTGTTTGTAAGTGGGAAACACGTGTACAACACTGGATTCCTTTCACTTCCACAGGAAAGCTGTGATAGACAAGGCATCATCTGAGATTTCAGAGAAGTCTACTGGCTATGGTTGAACCTTCAGGAACCATCTTCTGGCGGATGTGCATCAGAGTGAAGGACGAGACACAGGGGCTAAAATGACCCGCCTGCAGCACTCACCTGTGAGCTTCACAGCATACACTACAGTTGACCTTCCTCAAGTACTGGGGAAGGACAGGTTTCGAGCTGAGGAAGTCtaaatatacatgtatgtgatAGAGTTGTGAAGGGGAGTAAAGCTTTAAATCAGCACATGACGATCAACTCATGGTTTAGAGTTTGCATTTTCTGCCACTACATCTTTGTGGTTACTGTGTTGACGAAGTGTATGCTTTCTGACTGTGGTTATGGCAATTAATCACAATGTCTTGGTGTAGAAATTCTTGTGTAGAGGACAAAGATTGATCTGTATTCTCTTgtctttttcattgttttcccAAATAAATGTTATTGAAATATTATCGGTAACATTTCAGATCCAGTTGATGTCCTTTCAGATCAGTAAAATGTTCTCTGGAATTGTCAAATATGTAACCAGAGCTTTTACAGCTTTGAAGAAAATGTAGTATCTGTTGCTTTGCTCTGTTGACCCTGTGCATATATTTATCCTGGATATGCAACTTCTTTTCAAACACAGTTCTGTTAGAGTTGATTTACAACTGATATACCAGTAACAGGTAGAATTGTACTATAGTAATGTATTTCATTTGATGTACCGTCCCACAAACTAATAATAATGTCCtgcaaatgtattaattattacGGTTGTGGGAAATTAGTTATTACGTGAGTGGTAGGCAACagttttaacatttaaaaagtgcataTTTGTATTACATTTGTGCAAAGTTATTACTTTTCTGGATGTAACATGGGTCTATAATCATTACATTAATTCTGACTCTACTTAGTAGGATGTGATTGACTTGGTTTTTTAGTTTGATTTTGGCAGCAGGCAAAAGATTCGAAGAGGGACTAATACCATAGAAAAAGTCTCCTCTTCAGCCTCTGGCTCACGGATATGGTCAGCAGTACTCTGTATGAAATGAATGAGTACATAGTGAATTTGAGTTCAGGCACTGGCTTATCAACTGTCACTGAATTACTAGTAAACTAATTGCACACAGCTGTTCAAGCTTACCTGACATGCCTGGTTACCATTAATACAATTAATTATGATTATTATGCAAATCGTAACCATGGGTATTACACAAAAAGGTTTTAATGAATTGAAAGTTTACTCTGTTGTGATGTTACTATACCATAGTGAAAGGTCTATGGCCAGATTGCATTGTGGGATTTTTTAGGGATCGAATGTTTCAGTGCACTGGAGCATATTTGAACAGCCCTAAAAAAAGGCTAATTCCCTTATAGTTTTACTGACCAGGGATCTGCTACGAAAATCAAGGGGAAATCACTGATGATAGCTGAGCTTTACAGACCAcacttctatttttttttttacaccagtCATCTTTTACAACATTGTTGGTTTCTAGCTAGTTTGAAAGCTGTACATATACTCCTTTCTGATGCTTTAAGCTTATAATACAACCTCCTCAAGAAATGTCAGAGGTAGACATCATAATGTTCTCTACATAACTCTAAAAAGGCCTAATCAAATGGTATTTTACAGGAGCCCATTCAATGGCTTGATGTATCAGTTGGCCTACTAATTGGATGGAATTATTAGACTGGGAGGTTATATGAATTAGTGCTCAGGCATATACACCAAGGTTTACACAATCTATATATTATGTTAAACTATTATATATATCATAATACAATAAATAGACGATTAAATATGCTAGGCCTACTTTAAGGCAGCGAATGGCAATGCAACTacttgttattttatttcaacAGACAATTACATTTTGTTTCTTTCGAGCATATCAAAATCTCTTCCACTCTGCTGTCATTTAGTAGACGGCACTTATTCAAACAGCTGAAATGTATCAACACTGATTTAATTAGCTGCCTTTCTGCAGTACCCTTCTTTGTCAAAACAGGCCTATAAATGTTTAACCAATAGCACCCTCTAGTGGTCACAATAGAAATTAGACTACACTTacacatttttataaaaattaGGGTTTATTTTAAAGTCATAACATTCAAAACACTGATAGAAGACAATTTTCCCGCCATTATGTTGCGAGAGTGCTCTTTAGGAAGGAAGAGTGGTCTCATGGACTAATTTCTACTCAAGTCAGGAGAATAGAGGcataaaagagaaaaacaaatatcGACCACCACCAGATCATGCACAAAAAAAGTCATTCAATTTCAAAAGCTGTGATACAGTATCGGCCAAGATTTTCCATTTAAGTGAATAGGTACAATTAAGGAGACTAAATTAAAGAAAACAGGAAAGTCTTTGTGCCAACCTTATCCATGTATGTTTCACAGTACAGatcacaggtatacacacacactttaagtcTGCAGCCTTACTTTATCAACATATATATGGACAATACTGattctacagacagacagacaacacttATCAGGCACAGAAGATAAAAAAAGCTCAACTCAGTTGTTCTTATGTAGACACAAAGGTTCTGAAACGAGGTATACTTTGAAGTTCTAAAGAAAACCGCACCAGTTAGAACATCCTAACCAGGCATGGTCATGTGCACCCTCTTTAAACTGAGGATACACTTTAGATGCCTGGTATATTAAACAAAAGTTTTTCCAAATCATATAGGTGTCAGGTTCATTTTTATACATGGCAGAGGTTCTTGATATTTCAATGGATGGTAAGTATTTACATTTACCAGCAGTAGCATCAAGATTAACACCCCTGATTATAttcatacatttatttgagaCATGATCAACAGATTATGGGTACACTGGTAATTCAGTAGCAAGTCCTCTGGATCTAAAAGTCCATGCTACAGCAATGCAACCGCCACAACTTGAGAGCTGACTGAGCTTTTTAGCTGAGAAAACACAGCGTGTGCACAGGAGGCATTAAGCTGATGGGTTGCAAGTATTCACTGAATACCAGTATTAAGCACACAGCTGTTCCAGGAGCAGCACTTTTCTGCCTGCCATCACAGCTTTGGAAGAGGTCTTCGAAATAAGAGAATGTGGGGTTCTGGAAAAAAGAAATTGGACAATGAAATATAAGTTAATAAACAGTTTACAGTACAGGTTTGTAATGCCATCCTTCAAAAAGGTCTCACCTGGTTCGTGGATCATGTAGTGTACCCAACCCAGCGACTGTTGCACCCCAAGCCTCCGCCACTCATCCTCTGACATCAAATGCGATTTGGGGACCTGCTTCGCCAGTTCTCGGGGTAATACGACATGCCTGCACGGAATAAATTGCAATTCTTTAAAGTCCTTCACAGACAAAATAAGTATCTCACGCTGAGCTTACTTTGCTAATAGTTACTTTAAAATCATGAACCAGACCTAGCCACGACAATATAAATCTGGGTACTAAGATGTAACGTTAAAGTTTCAAAGTGACTGCAAGATAACGCCGTCTTCCATCCTTCATACAATTTTAGAAATCCACTAAATTGTTACACAAATTATCTAACGTTTCCCAATTTTGCGAACAGTTCAAAGTTTAAATTAAGTCATGGACAAGTACACCAAGTTATGCTATTAAGCTAAGTGATGTGATTTCTTGTCGGACATTTCCATCGATAACTTTCACACTGGATAGGACATTCAGTAAGATATCCTAACTTAGTTTGGAAGTAGGACGAGTTCATTGTTCActtactagctagttagctactCCATATACAGTTTATTTGTTCTTTTTGCTTGACTGCTGAATGGCCACACACTAGCCAGCTAATGTTAAGTTAGCTTTAATTCACATTATTTATAACGTTACAGTAACCGCGTTAACTGAATAATTTCAAATAGAATAAACTGAACGTCTAAGGGTAACATTAAATATCTGCTTTCTGTGATTTCACAACATTTTAGGCATGTTAGCCAAACCTTTCATTCTAGCCGAAAGTTTTCTAGCTTGCTAGTGGACACTCGCTAACTAGGCGTGTGAATTATAAatgtcgatagctagctagatatcCTAGCTTGCTAAAGTTGACTAAAGTTTACCTGTATTCATAATGCTCGTCGGTGTATTTATCCGAGTAGTATATTTGCTTCTGTGACATACTTTTAGGTAGGAAAGCGTTATTTATCAACAATGTTTCAGTCTATCAAAGACGATTTACACAAGTATCGTAGCTCCCACGAGTCACTGCTTTCAACTCTACAGCCACGACACGGACCTATTTCAACCGACTCTGTTCAAACGTGCAGTGAAATTTGACCAACAAGCATGTCATTGGTTGTAATAAAAATCACATGGTCTAGGCCACGCTCTTGCCTGAAGGGGAGTTGCCTTGGCAACATCAAGGGACAGTCAGTCAAAGCAGCaatgaaaggaaaggaaatgtGGCTGGGACATAAGAAGACCGACGTAAGGGATAACGGTTGCCGAGGTGTCCCGTTATAAGAAAAAATGGACGTTACCGAGGCAAAGAATTCCACGGCCCAAGCTGTTTGCATGAATATACCTCAAACACTTTGATCCTGACCTGTGAAAATTATTTTCATTACTTAAGGCAATTTTAAACGGTAAGCTAATCATCAGTATGCCTGGAGTCTTGATTGTAGTTCACTTTGGGCTACACTATAGCCTGTGATGTTcatgtttgttaaaaaaaacacacaaacattgtttGGGTTGCTCAGTGTCAACACTGTTGTGTGGGCAGTCTCCACAAACTAGAAGTAGCCTACTGCTGACTGTATTGACCTAAAAACAAAATTAGACCCTCCATGTATGCACAGACTTATCACAAAGAAACATTTTGGAAGACGTTCAGTTTTTAATTCAGACCTAATCATAAGCATTTATGTGGTAAACACCTGGAAGACATGGAAAGGTGAAATAGCGAGCCATTCTAGCAGCTAGGCCTAGCAAGCTGAAGACATACCCTCACTAACTCCTTCCAAACGCCTTCCAAATCTGATAAAGAAGAATGCCTGAGATGCAGAATTGTTTTTACAATCGAGGGACCTGGGATTGCCAGAGGAAGAGGACTTCCACGACATCACTGATGATGGAAAGCGGTCCACGTTACCACTGAGAGCCCAGGGGCCTACTGCATCACTGCTGCTGGCCAGAGAGGCCGCAGCGCTGCCGTTCCCGTCCCGGGAGTCTCTTGCATAGTTGCTGCTGGCCAGAGGGGATGCGGCGTCCCTAACCACCTGGGGGTCTTCTGTGAACTTGAGGGCCCACCTTGGGGTCTTCTGTGTCACCCACGTGTATGAGACcatctctcttctgtgtgtgttctttggcaCTCTCGGGGTCATGCAGTGAATGGGGCATGGGacttaactttaaaccagagaTTTCTGTGTCAACGTTCATTCCTCTGGGCTAGTTCGCCACAATAATTGTGGTTTTATTAATGTAGTCACCTGTAACTACAaattgttgtgttttcgttagcttagaacGAGGCCatcatatctacatagggagcggggTCTTCTTCCATGGAGCCCACCATGTTGTGCCATTATGTTTCTACtgtagcccagaatggacaacaCTGGCTATAAGGAGGTCCTTTCACAAAGGAATCAGTTCTTGCTGGCTAACCATGTTGTGATGTGAGAACCAAAATGTTGACAATGGAGGACCATGCTTATTATTTAGCACAAGAAAAAGCAAGGGAGCGTGAATCCTAGTTGTCTAGCGAAAACATGTTTTCAGGGTGATGCCGAAGTTGACTGTTTTCTCCTGAACAGGTAATGTAGCCCACCAAACAAAATGtagtttgttatttgtttgttgcttTAGCTAGAACATGgtcacataaataataatacagatCAGACTGCAAGACACAGAATTCACACATATTTTAAAATCTAGTACATGTTTGGGTATGTACAATTAGTGTCTCATGTATTTTCACCAGTTACTACTAATAGGCTGATGCTTAAAGCAATAAGGTGTTTTCGCAATAagcgctagctagctagcctgctATCTGATGTACAGTATTTTGGCAATATACATTGGCAATAGACGTGCAGAAAAAGGACCATTACAAACTAGTGACCCCAATTCTGAATATAAGAAAATTAAAGACTATGAGAATAATAAGACAATAATTCTGATTTGCACTCCTCCAGTTGGCTGAGTGGCTAGTGGAATTGACAGGGGTGTCCTTTTAATGAGATGCCATCAACATTCATTTGAAGATTAACTACAAATCTAAAAATGGTTAAAAGAAAACTACACAATGTGCCTTTAATGTGCTCAACCGAAATAATTAGGCTTAACTGGGCAACACATTTTGCCTGCTCTAAAACATTTTGAGTTTTAATGCTGATCTTACTAGACCAAATACTAGTTCACTTCAAGAGCATATTTTTCAGGACCTTCTCTGGCACTCTATGTTGGGTGCATGGACTTTTTAAGATGAGTATTTAAAATGTTGTATCATCCCATGTTCATTGGTTGTATTGAATGCTAGGCCTATGTGGACTCCAACGGTCCATATGTGTCATAATTTGTATTTGTACCGCTGGTCAACATAAATCTCATCACACAGTCCAGAGGTTTGCAAGGTGATTCAAGGAAGGAAGAGGTTTCTTTTATCATGCTAAAAGTTGACTTTGAAACGCTCTGTGTGAAATAGCACATTAACATCTTATTTTGTGGTAACTGAATGACATGTGGATGACAAAGCATAAATcctaatttaaaatgtatttataactAAGATAATGAGTGAACAGGCTATAGACAGAAAACCAGCATTCACTGACCAGTCTTGTATAGATTCTCTGTATAAAATAGAGGAATAGAATAATATGTAAAGAATAATATGTAAATCCTTGCCATTTCAGTAGCTTGTATGAATAATTTAGCAGGCATATAATTGATATTCTATGTCTTCAAAACCTACAGACACAAAACTGATGAATCATCTGTCATTTATCATACTGCGACAGAAGAAATTATACATACTAAgcagcatttacattttagaAAACATGCTTCCGTAATTATGGATAGAAAAAACCCTGTAATAAGCGCCATTTCAATTTCAAAGCAGCTTAAGAATACCATTCAATTAGCTACATAGAAATGAAACATGTGACCACCTACATGTATGCTTGTAATGGTCTCTTCCACTATTCTGCAAGCCATCCCTGAATGAGTCATCCAGCCTTCCTCTGATTGGATAGAACCATTCGATCCCCAGGGATTGCTTTGCAGAGGCAGCGAGGCCTCTCTCCATTCACAGAAACATTGGTATGCGAGCTGCTTTCCCATTCACACGAAGAGAAAATAATATTCGACATCACCTCTCCTTGCCATTATTTTTGtctttccttttgtgttttttttcctgctgtCTCTTTCAAGCTGCATTTAGAGGGAGCCCTCATCcctccttttgtgttttgttgtttccaagcaagagagagcaaacgtgcgtgttttttttttctttttagcagGCAGGAAGGAGATGTTGGGAGGCACTGCAGTACGAATGCTGCAGCAGGAGGTGAGAGCAGGAAGCTTATGAATGACTGGCTGTCTCCAG encodes:
- the zgc:86839 gene encoding cyclin-dependent kinases regulatory subunit 2-like, whose amino-acid sequence is MSQKQIYYSDKYTDEHYEYRHVVLPRELAKQVPKSHLMSEDEWRRLGVQQSLGWVHYMIHEPEPHILLFRRPLPKL